The genomic window GAGGATCGATCACGCAGGCGTCGAAGCGCACCTTGCGCCGGAGGAGATAGGGGACGATCGCCCGAGCATCCCGCGCCAGAAACCAGTGGGCGTTCGGGTCGAGGCCATTCAAGCGGTAGTTTTCCTTGCCCCATTCGAGGACGCGGGGGGAGAGATCGACATTCCAGGTTTGGGCGCCCGCCGAGGCCGCCGCGACGCCGAAGGAGCAGGTGTAGGCGAAGAGGTTGAGGAGGCGGAGCGGCTTCTTCTTCCGAAGGAACGAACGATTCTCCCGCTGATCGAGAAAGAAGCCGGTCGACTCTCCGGCGTCGAAGCGGAGGCGGTAGGCGAGCCCGCTTTCCTGGGCCGCTGTCTCCATCGGAAGAGAAGGGTCGCCGGAAAGAAGGGTCAGCTTGGGGCTTCCCTGTCTTTCCCACCGCTTGCGCAGGAAGATCCGATCGATCGGCAGGGCCAGCCGGCTTTTCCGACCTTCGAGCTCGACCAGGAGGGAAGCGAGGGTTTCGGGGGAGCTGCAGGAAATCAGAAGGTCTCGGCCCAGCCGTTCGATCCAGCCACCCGGGCCCGAAAAGAGCCGATGCATGGTCGTTCCGGCCGCCGTGAAGGCCGCGATCTGCTCCGGCCCGACCCAACCGGGCTCGGCTGCTGAGGGGCGGGAAGGAGGCACGGCCACTAGAGAGAGGGTACAGCCGCGAGGAGCTTCCGCGTGTACTCGTTCTTGGGATTCCGGTAGAGCTCCTCGGGCGGTGCCGCCTCGACGATCCTGCCCTCGTTGAGCACCAGCACCTCGTCGCTCATGTGCTCGACGACCGCCAGGTCGTGGGAGATGAAGAGGTAGGCGAGGCCGAACTCTTGCTGGAGGTCCTGGAGGAGATTGACGATTTGCGCCTGGACGGAGACATCGAGAGCGCTGACCGGCTCATCGCAGACGATGAGCTCGGGCTCGACCGCAAGTGCCCGGGCGATGCCGATCCGTTGCCTCTGGCCTCCGGAGAACTCGTGCGGAAAGCGGTCCAGGGAGTCGGAGGGAAGCCCGACGCGCCGGAGCAGGTCGGCCGCCCGGGAGCGCCGCTCCTCCGCACGGAGGGCCGGAAAGTGGATCTCGAGCGGCTCTCCGAGGATGCGGGCGACCGAAAGCCGTGGATTGAGGGAGTTGTGCGGGTCCTGAAAGATCATCTGGACGCGTTTCCGGTAGGGATGCAGCCGCGCGCCCGAGAGGCCATCGATTCTCTCCTGCCGGTAGCGGATCTCCCCCGAGTGGGGCGCGATTAGCCGGACGACCGCTTTCCCGATCGTCGTCTTCCCGCTTCCGCTCTCGCCGACGAGGCCGACCGTTTGGCCCGCCCGGACGCCGAAAGAGACCCCCTTGACGGGCTCGACGAAGCGGCGAGAGCGAAAAAAGAGGCCGCCGGGCAGCGGGTAGCGGACGACGAGGTCTGTGACTTCGAGGAGCATCGGGGCGGGATCGGCCGAATCAGGAAGGGGCGAGGAGGCTATCGAGTCTGGCATAGTCGATCGTGGTGAGCCGTTTCTTGGATTCTCCGAGGCGGGGGACGCAGGCGATCAGCGCCTGTGTGTAGGGGTGACGGGGGCGGGCGAGAAGGGAATCGGTGGGCCCCTGCTCGACGATCTTCCCCCGGAACATGACGATGACATGGTCCGCGAATCCCTTGACGAGGCCAAAATTGTGGGTGATGAGCAGGATCGCCATCCCGAAGCGGCTGCGAATGTCGCGCAGCAGGCTCAGGATCTGCGCTTGAATGGTGACATCGAGGGCGGTGGTCGGTTCGTCGGCGACCAGGAGCCGCGGCCGGCAGACTAGCGCCATCGCGATCATCACGCGCTGCTGCATCCCCCCCGAGAGCTCATGCGGATAGCTCCTCCAGCACCGTTCCGGGTCCCGGATGCCTACCTCGGTCAAGGCCGCGAGCCCGGCTCCGCGCCGATCCGCCAGATCGTGCCGGTGCAGCGCCATCGCTTCACTTAGCTGGAAGCCCACCGAAAAGACCGGGTTGAGCGAGGTGGAGGGCTCTTGGAAGACGTAGGCGATCTTCCCTCCCCGGTAGCGGCGCAGAGCCGGCTCAGGGAGGGTCAGGAGATCGATCCCCTCGAAGAGGATCCTCCCCGAGCGGATGCGGGCGGGCGGCGAGGGGAGGAGCCGGCCGAGCGAGAGGGCAGTGACACTTTTGCCGCTGCCGCTTTCTCCAACGACGGCGAGGGTCGAGCCGGCTGCCATGGAGAAGGAGACGCCGTCCACCGCGAGGACCGTCCGTTCCGCGCTCGCAAACTCGATCGAGAGATCGGAAACCTCCAAAAGGGGGGTGACATCTGGAGCGGCCATAGTAAGGAAAGGATTATCGGCTGCCGGTGCGAAAATGGGGGTCGATCACGTCCCGGAGCGTATCCCCGAGCAGGTTGAAGGCGGCCACCGTCAGGAAAACCGCCGCTCCGGGCGTGAGGAGCCACCAGAAGTTGCACATGAAGACCTTCATCTCCTGCGCTTGCGCGAGCATCAGGCCCCAGGAAGCCGCCGGCTCCTGAATGCCGATGCCGAGGAAGCTCAAGGCGGCTTCCCCCAGGATGTACCCCGGAATGCTGAGCGCCGAGGCGACCAGGAGGTAGCTCGCCAGGTTGGGGAGCAGATGCCTCCACAGAATACGCCAGGGAGAGAGACCCGTCACGATCGCGGCGTCGACGAAGGTCTGAGCCCGTAGTGAGAGGGCCAGCCCGCGGATGACCCGAGCCGCCCCCGACCAGCCAAGGAAGCTCAGGATGACTACGATCAGCAGATAGACCTCGCCCGAGCTGAATTGGCTCGCAAAGGCTCCTCGCAGGGCCAGGAGCAGATAGAGCCCCGGAATCGCCATCAAGAGCTCGGTCGTCCGCATGACGAGCGAGTCGAACCAACCGCCGAAGTATCCGGCGAGGCCGCCCGCGATCAGGCCCACGCCCAGGCTGATCGAAATCCCGATCAAGCCGATGCTCAGCGAGACCTGCGCCCCGTAGAGCAGGCGGGTGAAGACGTCGCGGCCGGTGCTGTCGCTGCCCAGAAGATAGATCTTTTGCGGGGGTTCGACTCCGAAGAGATGGCGACGGCAGGGGAAGAGGCCGAAAAGGCGGTAGGGATGGCCGAGCGGCAGCCAGCGGACGACGGCTATCTTGCCGGGGATCGGCTGGTAGAGCGCCTGGGTGGGGTCGGCATTTTCGTAGAGGCGGACGGAGAGGCCTTCCCGCGTCCAGGTCAAGGCCATCGGGGGATGATAGGTCCTTTGGAGATCCTGGTCGCTGGGCCCGTAAGGGGCCAGGAAGGGGGCGAAGAGAGCGCAGAGGTAGAGAAAGCCGAGGAGCCCGAGAGCGAAGGCTCCCTGCGGGCGGGAGATCACCTGACGCCAGAGACCGGAGCTTTTCGCGGGAGGAGAGTTCATCGGGCGGGGAGACGGACGCGGGGATCGACCCAGGCGAGCAGGATATCGGAGAAGAGGTTGCCCAAGACGAGCAGGATGCAGCTGAGGACGACTGAGGCCAGGACCACGAACTGATCCTGGCGAATGAAGGCCGAATAGATGAGCTGCCCCAGGCCGGGATAGCTCATCACGTTTTCCACGAGCAAGGAGCCGCTCAGGAGTCCCGCGACGACGTAGCCCAGGGTGCTCAAGAGGGGATTGACCGCATTCCGGAAGACATGTCGCCAGATCACGACGTTTTCCGGAAGCCCTTTGGCCCGCGCGGCGGTGACATATTCGGCGCGGATGACATCAAGGAAGTTGGCGCGCAGAATGCGCATCAGGGTAGCGACTCCGCCGAGGCCGAGGACGAAGGTCGGGAGTACCAGATGGTAGGCGATGTCGGCGAGGCGGCCGACGGGGGAAAAAAACTCATGTTCGATCGACATGAGGCCCCCGAGCGGAAACCAGCCTGTACGCGCAGCGAAATAGACGGCGAGAAGCGCGAGGAAGAACTCCGGGATCGAGAGGGAAGCGTAGGCGAGGAAAGCGGTCAGGCGATCCCACCAGGAATTTCGATGAACGGCCGCGAGGACACCGAGAGGGATCGCGACCGTCCAGGCGAAGGCGAAGCTCGTCAGATTGAGGAGGAGGGTCGCGGGCACCCGTTGCCAGAGCAGATCGACGACAGCAACCTTATAGGTCCAGGAATAGCCAAAGTCCCCGTGCAGTACGTTGCGCAGCCAGAGGAGATAGCGGGTGTACCAGGGCTGGTCGAGCCCAAAGCTCTTCTCGAGGGCGGCGAGAAACTCGGGGCTGATGTCGCGCTGGGCCTTGATCGGGGTCAGAAAGTTGCCTGGCGTGAGCGACATGAGGAAAAACACGAGCAGAGTTACGCCGAGGAGCAGAGGGAGGAGAAAGAGCAGGCGTCGGAGAACGAATAGAACCATCGGAAAGAGGCTGGTCGCCTTTCGAGTTTTGGCTCTTGATAAGGGCTCGGAAGTGGGGGAAAGACAATACTTTTCCTCGGGCGGGAAACGGGCCGCAGCCGATCGGGGGAGGAGAGAGCGTTGGATCTTTGGGAAGATTGGGAAGATGCGGCCGGGAAAAAGATGGTGAAGAAACTTTTCGGACTACTGGGATTGGTCTTCCTGGGGGCCTTGGCTATCGTCTTTTGCGTGGCGGCGGCCTACTGGAACGGAGAGGGCTTCCGTTCCTACCTCTCGCGGGCGGTCGCGAAGGCGATCGGGGTTGAGGGTCGCTTTTCCCCGCTCCGGTTTCGCGGCATTGCGCTCGGAAGCGACGAGTTTTCCGGGGTCGGCGGCCCCAGCTCCCCGATCGCGGAGCTGCGGGCCGAGCGCCTGGAGGCCCGCGTTCCGTTCTCCGCGCTGGCCCATGGGATCTGGCGAATCGATCCTCTCCGGGTTGGCCATCTGGAGCTTGCCTTTCGCTCCGTCGGGCCGGAGGAAAAGCCCATGCGCTCCGGCGCCCAGCCAGCCGCGCGGCAAGAGGCGAGCGGAGCGCCCGAGCTGGCGGCGGGGCTCGGCCGGGTGAGCCTCGATCGGGGAGACATCGAAACGGCGGATCTCCGCTGGCCCGCATCCATCCTCGGTGGGGGAGCCTTGACGGGAACCCGCGTGACGATGGAGGCGGACGCATCGGCGTGGAACGGCAGGGCGAGCGGAGGCAGGCTCACTTGCGCCTCATTACCGAGCCTCGCCCTCGAAGAGCTCCGATTCCGCCTCGACTCGGGTGCGATCTCCTTGGAGGAGGGGAAGCTCCACTCCGAGGGCTCGGGATCGATCCGCCTCGCCGGGAGCTTTCGATGGGAGGAACCGGAGCGGGGCGAGCTCCATTTTTCGTCCTCGGGAGTCGCGCTTTCGCCGTGG from Methylacidimicrobium sp. B4 includes these protein-coding regions:
- a CDS encoding class I SAM-dependent methyltransferase yields the protein MPPSRPSAAEPGWVGPEQIAAFTAAGTTMHRLFSGPGGWIERLGRDLLISCSSPETLASLLVELEGRKSRLALPIDRIFLRKRWERQGSPKLTLLSGDPSLPMETAAQESGLAYRLRFDAGESTGFFLDQRENRSFLRKKKPLRLLNLFAYTCSFGVAAASAGAQTWNVDLSPRVLEWGKENYRLNGLDPNAHWFLARDARAIVPYLLRRKVRFDACVIDPPTYAHGRKGGDFSLPRDLAGLLSGLFPLCEPGALLLLSTNFGPWHPDDLFREGSRAGERAGAKVEPLPPLPHPADLPEGTGPATLWLRISPRT
- a CDS encoding ATP-binding cassette domain-containing protein, whose product is MPDSIASSPLPDSADPAPMLLEVTDLVVRYPLPGGLFFRSRRFVEPVKGVSFGVRAGQTVGLVGESGSGKTTIGKAVVRLIAPHSGEIRYRQERIDGLSGARLHPYRKRVQMIFQDPHNSLNPRLSVARILGEPLEIHFPALRAEERRSRAADLLRRVGLPSDSLDRFPHEFSGGQRQRIGIARALAVEPELIVCDEPVSALDVSVQAQIVNLLQDLQQEFGLAYLFISHDLAVVEHMSDEVLVLNEGRIVEAAPPEELYRNPKNEYTRKLLAAVPSL
- a CDS encoding ABC transporter ATP-binding protein, coding for MAAPDVTPLLEVSDLSIEFASAERTVLAVDGVSFSMAAGSTLAVVGESGSGKSVTALSLGRLLPSPPARIRSGRILFEGIDLLTLPEPALRRYRGGKIAYVFQEPSTSLNPVFSVGFQLSEAMALHRHDLADRRGAGLAALTEVGIRDPERCWRSYPHELSGGMQQRVMIAMALVCRPRLLVADEPTTALDVTIQAQILSLLRDIRSRFGMAILLITHNFGLVKGFADHVIVMFRGKIVEQGPTDSLLARPRHPYTQALIACVPRLGESKKRLTTIDYARLDSLLAPS
- a CDS encoding ABC transporter permease; its protein translation is MISRPQGAFALGLLGFLYLCALFAPFLAPYGPSDQDLQRTYHPPMALTWTREGLSVRLYENADPTQALYQPIPGKIAVVRWLPLGHPYRLFGLFPCRRHLFGVEPPQKIYLLGSDSTGRDVFTRLLYGAQVSLSIGLIGISISLGVGLIAGGLAGYFGGWFDSLVMRTTELLMAIPGLYLLLALRGAFASQFSSGEVYLLIVVILSFLGWSGAARVIRGLALSLRAQTFVDAAIVTGLSPWRILWRHLLPNLASYLLVASALSIPGYILGEAALSFLGIGIQEPAASWGLMLAQAQEMKVFMCNFWWLLTPGAAVFLTVAAFNLLGDTLRDVIDPHFRTGSR
- a CDS encoding ABC transporter permease, which gives rise to MVLFVLRRLLFLLPLLLGVTLLVFFLMSLTPGNFLTPIKAQRDISPEFLAALEKSFGLDQPWYTRYLLWLRNVLHGDFGYSWTYKVAVVDLLWQRVPATLLLNLTSFAFAWTVAIPLGVLAAVHRNSWWDRLTAFLAYASLSIPEFFLALLAVYFAARTGWFPLGGLMSIEHEFFSPVGRLADIAYHLVLPTFVLGLGGVATLMRILRANFLDVIRAEYVTAARAKGLPENVVIWRHVFRNAVNPLLSTLGYVVAGLLSGSLLVENVMSYPGLGQLIYSAFIRQDQFVVLASVVLSCILLVLGNLFSDILLAWVDPRVRLPAR